Genomic DNA from Pseudomonas sp. CCC3.1:
AGTCCGGGCCGAGTGACGGCTGGGCGGTCTCCCAGCCGCTGGCATCAATCAGTTGGTAGAGGCTGTCGTAAGCAAAACGGCGAATGGGTTCGATGCGCTGATTGGCAAAATGACGGGTGCCCAGGGTTGTGTCTTCAATCTCAATGAGGTTGCCGACCGGGTCGTAGCGGTAGTGCAAGTCTTGCAAGAGCCGTTTACCCGGCACTTGCGCCTGTAGGCGAGCCAAGCGGCCAGTCGCCGATTCGTGGGTCAGAAAAGTGACAACGCCATTGCCAGCGGTTTCGCTTTCGACTTGAGAAAAGGCGTTGTAACGGATGTTGCTGACCAGGATTTTAACCGCGCTGCTGCCCGCGGTTTGCAGGCCGGTATCGCGTAACTGCCCAGCCACGGTGTGGCTGAAGTGTTGTTGATGCCCTTCGGCATCGGTCTGTCTGAGCAGTTCACCCGCAGCGTTGTAGTGCCAGCGGTTGATGAACGGCTCGACCTCCTCCAGCAACGGGTCGCGCTGCGCCTCGGACTCGGGCCAATGTGGCAGGTCAAGGCTGCGCAAAAACTGCTGGGTTTCTTCCAGCGATCCGCCTGCCAGGCCGTACTCGGTCATGTGCCGTGTGCCCGCCGGGTCGTCGTGCCGCAAAAGCCTGCCGCAGCGGTTGTGCCGGGCGCTCTCCACGCTGGTGCTGGCGTAGGTAAAACGCTCGATCACATGGGTGCTGTTTTCAGTCACGCTGACCGGGCGCATCGAGTCGTCATAGGTGGTTTGCCAATGGCTCTCGCGGGCGTCCCACACCTCCAGCGTCTGCCCGGCCTCGCCCGGAAGGCTGAGCCGCCACCCGGCATCGGTGCTGTCAGTGGCCAATACCTGACCGGACAGGCTGTACACGGTCAGCAGGTTGGCAGGGGCAGTAGAGTCCGCGAACAGCCGAGGGTCGCGCTGCGCCACCAGCCGCCCCATGGGATCGAACGTGCTCCACGTCACCCGTTGCTCAGGGGTTTGCCCACTCACTGAACACGCAAACGCCACCGAGCGAACTGGCAATCCGCGCGGCTCGATGACCGCGAGTGTCGGTGTGCGGGCGTGGAGCGACGTCATAGGCAGGCCCTCCAGAACTTTCTGCCACACAGCATGCGCTCAAGGCGTGAGTGCGTCTGCTGTCAGAAATGACAGTCATGATCTGGGTGGCTGCCTATCACTGAATCGCGGGCAAGCCCGCTTCCACAGGTTTCTGAAGTGCGCCCCAAACAGAGCCTAGGACAAGGTTGCGATCATTGCCCACGCTGGGGCAAAGCCCAGTGGCAGCCACACGGCCAGGCGTGAGCGATAGGGCAATAACATCAGCAGCCCAAAACCACTGAGCGAGATCAGCCCAAACCAGCCGATAGGGCCCATCGCCCATCCCCAGGCCTGAGCGCAAAAGTACAAGCTCAAGGCCAGACTCAACCACCCTGCCCCACGCAATGTACGACGCAGGCCAGGTGACGGCGCTTTGTTCCACACCTGTTTGTAATGGCGCTCCAACCCTTGGCACAACGCAAGCATGCCCATATAGGCGAAGGCCCACGCCGCAAAATAGTCCG
This window encodes:
- a CDS encoding DUF3325 domain-containing protein produces the protein MLADYFAAWAFAYMGMLALCQGLERHYKQVWNKAPSPGLRRTLRGAGWLSLALSLYFCAQAWGWAMGPIGWFGLISLSGFGLLMLLPYRSRLAVWLPLGFAPAWAMIATLS